A genome region from Hymenobacter tibetensis includes the following:
- a CDS encoding AAA family ATPase codes for MRTFSSDKEAADALAQSYQTLRKEIGKVIIGQDEVVRLVLTAVFSQGHCLLVGVPGLAKTLLIQTIADSLDLTFNRVQFTPDLMPSDIVGSETLTQQRDFQFVRGPIFANIVLADEINRTPPKTQAALLESMQEYAVTVAGRRYPLERPFFVLATQNPIEQEGTYPLPEAQLDRFMFNIELGYPSYEAELQIVKNTTSDSKPTVSKILHADEIQAFQHLVRRVPVADNVVEYAVSLVHRTRPNTDRGAARATQLLEWGAGPRASQHLIVGAKCNALLNGKYSPDIEDVKAVALPILRHRLVRNFKAEAENVSVEQIVKELL; via the coding sequence ATGCGCACATTTTCTTCTGATAAAGAAGCAGCCGATGCCCTGGCTCAATCATACCAAACGCTACGTAAGGAAATTGGCAAAGTAATTATCGGGCAAGACGAGGTGGTGCGCTTAGTGCTGACGGCGGTATTCTCGCAAGGCCACTGCCTGCTGGTAGGCGTGCCGGGTTTGGCCAAAACGCTTCTTATCCAAACCATTGCTGACTCGCTGGACCTCACGTTCAACCGCGTGCAGTTCACCCCCGACCTCATGCCTTCCGACATTGTAGGTTCGGAAACGCTCACTCAGCAGCGGGATTTCCAATTCGTGCGGGGGCCTATCTTCGCTAATATTGTACTGGCCGACGAAATCAACCGGACTCCTCCCAAGACGCAGGCGGCCCTGCTGGAATCGATGCAGGAGTATGCGGTGACGGTAGCTGGGCGGCGTTATCCGCTGGAACGCCCGTTTTTCGTGCTGGCTACCCAAAACCCCATCGAGCAGGAAGGAACCTACCCCTTGCCCGAAGCCCAGCTAGACCGGTTTATGTTCAACATCGAGCTTGGCTATCCAAGCTATGAGGCGGAGCTGCAAATCGTGAAGAACACCACTTCTGACAGCAAGCCCACGGTAAGCAAAATCCTGCACGCCGACGAAATTCAAGCATTCCAGCATCTTGTGCGCCGCGTACCAGTTGCCGATAATGTGGTGGAATATGCAGTTAGCCTTGTGCATAGAACCCGCCCAAACACCGACCGGGGTGCCGCGCGCGCCACGCAGTTGTTGGAATGGGGCGCGGGCCCACGGGCATCACAGCACCTCATTGTTGGGGCCAAATGCAATGCGCTGCTCAACGGTAAATACTCTCCCGACATCGAAGACGTGAAAGCGGTGGCGTTGCCCATTCTGCGCCATCGTTTGGTTCGCAATTTCAAGGCCGAGGCCGAGAATGTATCGGTGGAACAAATTGTGAAAGAACTTCTCTAG
- a CDS encoding peptidylprolyl isomerase gives MHKRILYAGTAAVALLAACQATKTTTTSKQPAIETLGTTTVPAGEFAYVYRKNNSTAPEYGTRPSVTEYLDLYTNFKLKVLEAEQRGLDTTQAFKRELDGYKQQLAQPYLTEKSVTDQLVREAYERMSKEVNASHILIRLPAEPTPADTLAAYQKVVALRQRVTGAANFEQVAREVSEDPSARENGGRLGYFTAMQMVYPFETAAFKTPVGQVSQPVRTRFGYHLIKVNDMRPAQGEIKVAHLMIRATPNMPKADSVTAKKKIDELYTRLTQRKENWDKLVAQFSEDAGSAANSGELPPFGTGRMIPSFEEVAFKLQSPGQISAPVQTPYGWHVIKLIEKQPVPTFEAMEPTLKSKVAKDSRSELNKAAFLKRVRTENNFREFSAGKEEAFAKIDTSVVNGRFKYTAPDNVITTSKNGKKQSGTAQSVIFIIKDKPYQVSDFLTYVQKNQRPRPGAEPKFIAQQLYDQYVEQSLTEYEKNNLENKYEDYRMLVKEYRDGILLFQLMDEKVWSKAIEDTVGLQKYFTENQSKYQWENRAQGTVISAATPELLTQAQQQLKTGRFAVSRLAPPPVKFTGNTDKVTKASLTALDRLAESMQADTALSVTLTGRFKQGESAAVAKRRAAAVASYLGSKGVASQRIRQATQVKATTDNTLTQTVFSANTTALEEQLNAQNPLSVQITQKAFAKGDNKVVDELMSRGPGSYDVQKDGRYYTVIIDKVLPAGPKTLAEARGIATSDYQNYLEKEWIAQLRAKYPVQINQPEVDKLVSK, from the coding sequence ATGCACAAACGCATTCTGTACGCCGGCACTGCTGCCGTCGCGCTGCTGGCCGCCTGCCAGGCTACTAAAACTACTACCACCTCCAAACAACCCGCTATTGAGACGCTCGGCACTACTACGGTGCCAGCTGGGGAGTTTGCCTATGTTTATCGCAAAAACAACAGCACTGCTCCCGAGTACGGCACACGCCCCAGCGTAACAGAGTATTTGGACTTGTATACCAACTTCAAACTGAAAGTGCTGGAAGCCGAGCAACGGGGCCTCGATACCACCCAGGCCTTCAAGCGAGAGCTAGATGGGTACAAGCAGCAGTTGGCGCAGCCCTATCTCACCGAGAAAAGCGTAACCGACCAGCTGGTGCGGGAAGCCTATGAGCGGATGAGCAAAGAGGTGAATGCCTCCCACATTCTGATTCGCCTGCCGGCCGAGCCTACTCCCGCCGACACGCTAGCCGCTTACCAAAAGGTGGTAGCCTTGCGCCAGCGCGTAACAGGCGCTGCCAATTTCGAGCAAGTAGCGCGGGAAGTAAGCGAAGACCCGTCGGCCCGCGAAAACGGTGGCCGCCTCGGCTATTTCACGGCCATGCAGATGGTGTACCCCTTCGAAACGGCGGCTTTCAAAACGCCAGTTGGGCAAGTATCGCAGCCAGTGCGCACGCGCTTCGGGTATCACCTGATTAAGGTGAATGATATGCGGCCGGCGCAAGGCGAAATTAAGGTGGCACACCTGATGATTCGGGCAACGCCCAATATGCCGAAAGCCGACTCCGTAACGGCCAAGAAGAAAATCGACGAACTCTATACTCGCCTCACCCAGCGCAAAGAGAACTGGGACAAGCTGGTAGCTCAATTTTCCGAAGATGCTGGCTCGGCGGCCAATAGCGGCGAGTTGCCTCCCTTTGGCACAGGCCGCATGATTCCTTCCTTCGAGGAAGTTGCCTTCAAGCTTCAGTCGCCCGGTCAGATTTCAGCTCCTGTTCAGACGCCTTATGGCTGGCACGTAATCAAGCTGATTGAAAAGCAGCCGGTGCCCACTTTCGAGGCAATGGAGCCTACGCTGAAAAGCAAAGTGGCCAAGGATTCCCGCTCAGAGCTCAACAAAGCAGCTTTTCTGAAGCGCGTCCGCACCGAAAACAACTTCCGGGAGTTTTCGGCAGGCAAGGAAGAAGCCTTCGCCAAGATTGACACCTCGGTGGTTAATGGGCGCTTCAAGTACACGGCTCCCGATAACGTTATTACCACCTCGAAAAACGGCAAAAAGCAAAGCGGTACTGCACAGTCCGTCATTTTTATCATCAAGGACAAGCCTTACCAAGTATCCGACTTCCTGACCTACGTGCAGAAAAACCAGCGGCCCCGGCCCGGTGCCGAGCCGAAGTTCATAGCCCAGCAGCTCTACGACCAGTATGTGGAGCAGAGCCTGACGGAGTACGAGAAAAACAACCTCGAAAACAAGTACGAAGACTACCGCATGTTGGTGAAAGAGTACCGCGACGGTATTCTGTTGTTCCAGCTCATGGACGAGAAAGTATGGAGCAAGGCTATTGAAGATACCGTAGGTCTGCAGAAGTACTTCACCGAGAACCAAAGCAAATATCAGTGGGAGAACCGGGCACAAGGCACCGTTATTAGTGCCGCCACCCCAGAGCTACTCACCCAAGCTCAGCAGCAACTCAAAACGGGCCGCTTCGCTGTGTCTCGCTTGGCGCCACCGCCCGTTAAATTCACTGGCAACACCGATAAAGTAACCAAAGCTTCACTCACCGCGCTGGACCGTTTAGCGGAATCAATGCAGGCAGATACTGCATTGAGCGTTACGCTAACGGGTCGTTTCAAGCAAGGCGAATCGGCGGCTGTTGCTAAGCGCCGAGCCGCAGCTGTTGCTTCCTACCTTGGCAGCAAAGGCGTAGCAAGCCAGCGTATTCGGCAAGCCACTCAAGTCAAAGCCACCACTGATAACACTCTCACTCAAACTGTTTTCAGCGCCAACACAACTGCGCTGGAAGAGCAACTGAACGCTCAAAACCCACTATCGGTGCAAATCACGCAGAAGGCGTTTGCCAAAGGCGACAACAAAGTGGTGGATGAGCTGATGAGCCGCGGACCAGGTTCGTATGATGTCCAGAAAGATGGCCGTTACTACACCGTCATCATCGATAAGGTGCTACCAGCCGGCCCCAAAACCTTGGCCGAAGCCCGTGGTATTGCCACTTCTGACTACCAGAACTATCTGGAAAAAGAGTGGATTGCGCAACTCCGTGCCAAGTACCCGGTGCAAATCAACCAGCCGGAAGTAGACAAGCTGGTAAGCAAATAG
- a CDS encoding peptidylprolyl isomerase translates to MTSSFVSLKRAATLTVVLLAGTVSAAVAQLGMARPVGQRIVDGIIAKIDNQIVLRSDLENIMAQEMARAEGKPLPPDMQCRVLQSLALNKLLLAKAETDSVVVEDAQVKGELDRRMNYFAQQIGSEKKLEEYYNKPIKQLKDDLRPQVKEQLVQQKMQEQIAGKVTVTPREVRQYFNRIPKDSLPYYSTEVEVGQIIKFAKVNSAAKQAAQAKLNDLRARILAGESFETLAKQFSEDPGSGAQGGYLGFFKRKELVPEYEAAALRLEPGQLSPVVESQFGFHLIQLIERKGDQYSTRHILLKPGTGTTDVNEAAKDLTKLRTRILADSLTFAKAAKDNSDDKQTGASGGLLQNREDGSTYLPLDKLDPAIFFTIDTMKVGGITPPMPYRTDDGKDAMRIIWLKSNTPPHQANFKDDYQKLAQAALAEKKNKALDEWFEKNRGSVYIEVDPQYSGCKLLNSVN, encoded by the coding sequence ATGACTAGTTCTTTTGTTTCGTTGAAACGGGCAGCTACGCTGACCGTAGTGTTGTTGGCTGGTACCGTTTCGGCTGCCGTTGCGCAGCTAGGAATGGCACGGCCTGTTGGTCAGCGCATTGTTGATGGCATTATTGCCAAAATCGACAACCAGATAGTGCTTCGCTCTGACCTTGAAAACATCATGGCGCAGGAAATGGCCCGCGCCGAAGGCAAGCCGTTGCCTCCTGACATGCAATGCCGCGTTCTGCAAAGCCTAGCGCTAAACAAGCTCCTGCTGGCCAAAGCCGAAACCGACTCCGTGGTAGTGGAAGATGCTCAGGTGAAAGGCGAGCTAGACCGTCGAATGAACTACTTCGCGCAGCAGATTGGCTCTGAAAAGAAGCTGGAAGAGTACTACAACAAGCCCATCAAGCAACTGAAGGACGACCTACGGCCGCAGGTGAAAGAGCAGCTCGTTCAGCAGAAGATGCAGGAGCAGATTGCAGGCAAAGTAACCGTGACCCCACGGGAAGTGCGCCAGTATTTCAACCGCATTCCGAAAGACAGCTTGCCGTATTACTCCACCGAGGTGGAAGTAGGCCAGATCATCAAGTTTGCCAAGGTAAACTCAGCCGCCAAGCAGGCCGCACAAGCTAAACTCAACGACTTACGAGCCCGTATCCTAGCTGGTGAGAGCTTCGAGACACTAGCCAAGCAGTTTTCCGAGGACCCCGGCTCTGGAGCCCAAGGAGGCTACCTGGGCTTCTTCAAGCGCAAAGAACTGGTGCCGGAGTATGAGGCAGCCGCACTGCGGTTAGAGCCTGGCCAGTTGTCGCCGGTAGTGGAGTCGCAATTCGGTTTCCACCTTATTCAGCTAATTGAGCGCAAAGGTGACCAGTACAGCACCCGTCATATCCTGCTGAAGCCCGGTACTGGCACCACCGACGTAAACGAAGCCGCCAAAGACCTTACCAAGCTTCGGACCCGCATCTTAGCGGACAGCCTCACCTTTGCTAAAGCTGCTAAAGACAACTCCGACGATAAGCAAACCGGTGCTAGCGGCGGCCTGTTGCAAAACCGGGAAGACGGTAGCACCTACCTCCCGCTCGACAAGCTCGATCCGGCTATCTTCTTTACTATTGATACCATGAAGGTGGGCGGCATCACGCCTCCCATGCCTTACCGCACCGACGATGGCAAGGATGCGATGCGCATTATCTGGCTGAAATCGAATACCCCGCCTCACCAAGCGAATTTCAAGGACGACTATCAGAAGCTGGCTCAGGCTGCTCTCGCCGAAAAGAAAAACAAGGCGCTTGATGAGTGGTTTGAGAAGAACCGCGGCAGTGTCTATATTGAAGTTGACCCTCAATATTCTGGCTGCAAGCTGCTGAATTCCGTGAATTAA